One Gordonia zhaorongruii DNA segment encodes these proteins:
- the typA gene encoding translational GTPase TypA produces MSAVPNFRNVAIVAHVDHGKTTLVDAMLRQSGVFGERAELVDRVMDSGDLEREKGITILAKNTAVHRRQPDGSEYVINVIDTPGHADFGGEVERALSMVDGVVLLVDSSEGPLPQTRFVLRKALAASLPVILVVNKTDRPDARISEIVTESQDLLLDLASDLDDEAAEAAELALELPVLFASGRAGVASTEEPANGEVPDGENLDPLFDVLINSVPAPKGNSEAPLQAHVTNLDASPFLGRLGLVRIHNGMLRKGQQVSWCREVDGEPVIERAKITELLITLGVDRAPAEYAVAGDIVAVAGMSEIMIGDTLADLENPVALERISVDQPAISAIVGTNTSPLAGRVKGHKLTSRMLKDRLDSELIGNVSLRVQDIGRPDAWEVQARGELALAILVEQMRREGFELTVGKPQVVTRKVDGKVHEPFEHLTIDVPEEYLGAVTQLLAARKGRMDQMNNHGSGWVRMEFEVPSRGLIGFRTDFMTETRGTGIANAVFADYGPWAGEIRARHTGSLVSDRAGSVTPFAMIQLSDRGTFFVHPGDDSYEGHVVGINPRAEDLDINVTREKKLTNMRQSSADVMETLAKPMELDLEAAMEFCAVDECVEVTPEVCRVRKVNLDHSTRARERSRAKARDQA; encoded by the coding sequence GTGAGCGCAGTCCCCAACTTCCGCAACGTCGCGATCGTGGCGCACGTCGACCACGGCAAGACCACCTTGGTCGACGCGATGCTGCGTCAGTCCGGTGTGTTCGGCGAGCGTGCCGAACTCGTCGACCGCGTCATGGACTCCGGCGACCTGGAGCGCGAGAAGGGCATCACCATTCTCGCCAAGAACACCGCCGTGCACCGCCGTCAGCCCGACGGCTCCGAGTACGTCATCAACGTCATCGACACCCCGGGCCACGCCGACTTCGGTGGCGAGGTGGAGCGTGCGCTGTCGATGGTCGACGGTGTCGTGCTTCTCGTCGACTCCTCCGAGGGTCCGCTCCCGCAGACGCGATTCGTGCTCCGCAAGGCGCTCGCCGCCTCACTGCCGGTGATCCTCGTCGTGAACAAGACCGACCGGCCGGATGCCCGTATCAGCGAGATCGTGACCGAGTCGCAGGACCTGCTCCTCGACCTCGCCTCCGATCTCGACGACGAGGCTGCCGAAGCCGCCGAGCTCGCCCTCGAACTGCCGGTGCTGTTCGCATCGGGTCGTGCGGGTGTCGCCAGCACCGAGGAGCCGGCTAACGGCGAGGTGCCCGACGGCGAGAACCTCGACCCGCTGTTCGATGTGCTGATCAACAGCGTGCCCGCCCCCAAGGGCAACAGTGAGGCGCCGCTGCAGGCGCACGTCACCAACCTCGACGCGTCGCCCTTCCTCGGCCGTCTCGGCCTGGTCCGCATCCACAACGGCATGCTCCGCAAGGGACAGCAGGTCTCCTGGTGCCGTGAGGTGGACGGCGAGCCGGTCATCGAGCGCGCCAAGATCACCGAGCTGCTGATCACCCTCGGCGTGGATCGCGCACCGGCCGAGTACGCCGTCGCCGGCGACATCGTGGCGGTCGCGGGCATGTCCGAGATCATGATCGGCGACACCCTCGCCGACCTGGAGAACCCGGTCGCGCTGGAGCGCATCAGCGTCGATCAGCCGGCCATCTCGGCGATCGTCGGCACCAACACGTCACCGCTCGCCGGCCGCGTGAAGGGCCACAAGCTGACCTCCCGCATGCTGAAGGACCGGCTCGACAGTGAGCTGATCGGCAACGTCTCGCTCCGCGTGCAGGACATCGGCCGACCGGACGCCTGGGAGGTCCAGGCCCGTGGCGAACTCGCGCTGGCGATCCTCGTCGAGCAGATGCGGCGCGAGGGCTTCGAGCTGACAGTCGGTAAGCCGCAGGTCGTTACCCGCAAGGTCGATGGCAAGGTGCACGAGCCGTTCGAGCACCTCACCATCGACGTGCCCGAGGAGTACCTCGGGGCCGTCACCCAGCTCCTCGCCGCTCGCAAGGGCCGCATGGATCAGATGAACAACCACGGCAGCGGTTGGGTCCGCATGGAGTTCGAGGTGCCCTCCCGCGGCCTCATCGGTTTCCGCACCGACTTCATGACCGAGACCCGTGGCACCGGCATCGCCAACGCGGTGTTCGCCGACTACGGGCCCTGGGCAGGCGAGATCCGGGCACGCCACACCGGTTCGCTGGTGTCCGACCGTGCAGGCAGTGTCACCCCGTTCGCGATGATCCAGCTCTCCGACCGCGGCACGTTCTTCGTGCACCCGGGCGACGACAGCTACGAGGGTCACGTGGTGGGCATCAACCCGCGTGCGGAGGACCTCGACATCAACGTGACGCGCGAGAAGAAGCTGACCAATATGCGTCAGTCGTCCGCGGACGTGATGGAGACGCTGGCGAAGCCGATGGAGCTCGATCTCGAGGCGGCGATGGAGTTCTGCGCCGTAGACGAGTGCGTCGAGGTGACTCCCGAGGTCTGCCGAGTGCGTAAGGTCAATCTGGACCATTCGACCCGTGCGCGCGAGCGCTCGCGGGCGAAGGCTCGCGACCAGGCCTGA
- a CDS encoding (deoxy)nucleoside triphosphate pyrophosphohydrolase: MSAVLVVAGALHRAGRLLLAQRSYPPELDGLWELPGGKVESGETPREALARELCEELNVDVRVGSRLRVTVQPEPGLELVALRAELLDGTPRAVEHRAIRWVAPAELLALEEAAQIVPNDRAWVPELVDDLQCYREMGR, encoded by the coding sequence ATGAGCGCGGTGCTGGTAGTCGCCGGCGCACTCCACCGTGCGGGCAGGCTTCTCCTCGCTCAGCGGTCCTATCCTCCGGAACTCGACGGACTGTGGGAACTGCCGGGCGGGAAGGTGGAATCCGGCGAAACGCCGCGGGAAGCGCTCGCCCGGGAGTTGTGTGAGGAATTAAACGTCGACGTTCGCGTCGGCTCGCGATTGCGCGTCACCGTGCAGCCCGAGCCCGGTCTGGAACTGGTGGCCCTGCGCGCCGAACTGCTGGACGGAACACCGCGAGCGGTGGAGCATCGCGCCATCCGGTGGGTGGCCCCCGCCGAACTGCTGGCACTGGAGGAGGCGGCCCAGATCGTCCCGAACGATCGGGCGTGGGTGCCCGAACTCGTCGATGACCTGCAGTGTTATCGCGAAATGGGTCGTTAG
- a CDS encoding ABC transporter ATP-binding protein yields the protein MLTMCEVSVRYGDREAVHGVNWEVGGASLVTALLGPSGCGKSTMLRAVAGLEPIASGTVAYDGHDLARVPVHRRDFGVVFQDGQLFPGRTVGQNIAYGLARRGMSRKKIGERVEELLQLVQLPGMAQRRVEELSGGQAQRVALARALAPRPRLLLLDEPLAALDRRLRDDLAVAISDIVRAAGTPTVVVTHDHGEAAVMADVVSVMREGRIVDTASPQRLWRRPGDEWVARFLGATRILEATAESGTLRTPIGDVAVGGVEGFADLPDGPCSVGLRPDAVRATADPDGQAVATRSVPMVGQWRIHAAVDRGPGAGIELDAVADRATEAGARIRLTPAAERIAVIGG from the coding sequence TTGCTGACGATGTGTGAGGTCTCCGTGCGCTACGGCGACCGGGAGGCCGTGCACGGTGTGAACTGGGAAGTCGGAGGAGCGTCCCTGGTCACCGCGCTCCTCGGGCCGTCCGGGTGCGGAAAGTCGACGATGCTGCGGGCCGTCGCGGGTCTGGAGCCCATCGCGTCGGGCACCGTCGCGTACGACGGGCACGACCTCGCGCGGGTGCCGGTTCATCGTCGGGACTTCGGGGTGGTCTTCCAGGACGGTCAGCTCTTTCCCGGCCGTACCGTCGGCCAGAACATCGCGTACGGGCTGGCGCGACGGGGTATGTCGCGCAAGAAGATCGGCGAACGGGTCGAGGAACTGCTGCAGCTGGTCCAGCTGCCGGGCATGGCGCAGCGCCGGGTCGAGGAACTGTCCGGCGGGCAGGCGCAGCGTGTCGCGCTGGCGCGAGCTCTGGCACCGCGACCGCGGCTGCTGCTCCTCGACGAACCGCTCGCCGCACTGGATCGACGGCTTCGCGACGACCTCGCGGTGGCGATCAGCGACATCGTCCGCGCTGCAGGCACGCCGACCGTCGTGGTGACCCACGACCACGGGGAGGCGGCAGTGATGGCCGACGTCGTGTCGGTGATGCGCGAGGGCCGGATCGTCGACACCGCCTCGCCGCAACGGCTGTGGCGCAGGCCGGGCGATGAATGGGTGGCGCGATTCCTCGGTGCCACCCGGATCCTGGAGGCGACCGCCGAATCCGGAACGCTGCGCACACCGATCGGCGATGTCGCGGTCGGCGGCGTCGAGGGTTTCGCGGATCTGCCGGACGGGCCGTGCTCGGTCGGACTGAGGCCCGATGCGGTGCGCGCCACTGCGGATCCGGATGGGCAGGCCGTGGCCACCCGTTCGGTACCGATGGTGGGGCAGTGGCGGATTCACGCCGCCGTGGATCGGGGTCCGGGCGCGGGCATCGAACTCGACGCGGTCGCCGACCGGGCGACCGAGGCGGGCGCGCGGATCCGGTTGACGCCTGCCGCGGAACGGATCGCGGTGATCGGCGGATGA
- a CDS encoding ABC transporter permease produces the protein MARDREALTLPGFRVAARPAFALLPMLFTAAVFVWPLGVLAARAASADGGLSVLQAWDRTDAWSLLGVTAAQAAASALAALIVAAPIVWLLARIRLPGAGLIRVLVTLPFVLPTVVVGVAFRALLDGPLERLDISEGWPAIILAHVFLNVAVVVRVVSAAWQRVDQREVAAARSLGAGPLRAFVDVVVPRLLPAVASSLALIFLFCSTSFGVIVILGGGRASTLETEIYLQGIGYGHLSEAVALSVMQILLVLAALGVARAVGSARVPPAAAGMQRRRPRGVVRVAVAGVLAWAVLWLAVPVVTLVVRSLRPGGQWGLSGYRALVDDTYGESALGSLRYSLTSALLAAVIAVAVGLLTAIAVTRTGGLVSRVGAVLAVVPLGVSAVTLGFGYTLALAELPYSVAASPLVVPCVQALIAIPVVVGVMVPALDQVPSRQRDVAASLGAGPLRVFWSVDLRLTARSLGAATAFAFVMAIGEFGATTFLARPNTTTIPVLIGQLMGRPGPDNLATAMAAAVLLVAVSALVVAAVEIFTGTGRVRRRREGGAGVADDV, from the coding sequence ATGGCGCGAGACCGTGAAGCGTTGACGCTTCCGGGTTTCCGCGTCGCCGCGCGTCCGGCGTTCGCACTGCTTCCCATGCTGTTCACGGCCGCAGTGTTCGTCTGGCCGCTCGGTGTGCTCGCCGCGCGCGCAGCCTCGGCGGACGGAGGTCTCTCGGTTCTCCAGGCGTGGGACCGCACCGACGCCTGGAGTCTGCTCGGCGTCACCGCGGCGCAGGCTGCAGCCTCCGCACTCGCCGCCCTGATCGTCGCCGCACCGATCGTGTGGCTCCTCGCGCGCATTCGCCTACCCGGAGCGGGGCTGATCCGGGTGCTCGTCACACTGCCGTTCGTGCTGCCGACCGTGGTCGTCGGTGTGGCGTTCCGCGCCCTCCTCGACGGGCCGCTCGAGCGTCTGGACATCAGCGAGGGCTGGCCGGCGATCATTCTCGCGCATGTCTTCCTGAACGTGGCCGTGGTGGTGCGCGTTGTGTCGGCGGCGTGGCAGCGGGTGGATCAGCGCGAGGTCGCCGCCGCTCGATCGCTCGGCGCCGGGCCGCTGCGCGCCTTCGTCGACGTGGTGGTACCACGACTGCTGCCCGCGGTCGCATCGTCGCTGGCCCTGATCTTCCTGTTCTGCTCCACGAGCTTCGGTGTGATCGTGATCCTCGGCGGCGGCCGGGCGAGCACGCTCGAGACCGAGATCTACCTGCAGGGAATCGGGTACGGGCACTTATCCGAGGCGGTGGCGCTATCGGTGATGCAGATCCTCCTCGTACTGGCGGCGCTCGGCGTCGCCCGAGCCGTCGGCAGCGCGCGCGTGCCACCCGCCGCGGCGGGTATGCAACGCCGTCGTCCTCGCGGCGTCGTCCGCGTGGCGGTCGCGGGAGTGCTCGCCTGGGCGGTCCTGTGGTTGGCGGTGCCCGTCGTCACCCTCGTGGTCCGGTCGCTGCGGCCGGGCGGGCAGTGGGGATTGTCCGGGTACCGGGCGCTGGTCGACGACACGTACGGCGAGTCGGCGCTCGGATCGCTGCGCTACTCGCTGACGAGCGCTCTCCTCGCCGCCGTGATCGCCGTGGCCGTCGGGCTGCTCACCGCCATCGCAGTGACCCGGACAGGCGGCCTGGTGTCGCGCGTCGGGGCGGTTCTCGCGGTGGTCCCGCTCGGGGTGAGCGCGGTGACCCTGGGGTTCGGGTACACCCTCGCGCTCGCCGAACTGCCGTACTCGGTGGCCGCGTCGCCGCTGGTGGTGCCCTGCGTCCAGGCGCTGATCGCCATTCCGGTGGTCGTCGGCGTGATGGTGCCCGCGCTCGATCAGGTGCCGTCACGGCAACGTGACGTCGCAGCGTCGCTCGGTGCCGGCCCGCTGCGGGTTTTCTGGAGCGTGGATCTGCGGTTGACCGCACGTTCGCTGGGTGCGGCCACGGCGTTCGCGTTCGTGATGGCGATCGGCGAGTTCGGTGCGACGACGTTCCTCGCCCGGCCGAACACCACGACGATTCCGGTTCTGATCGGACAGCTCATGGGTCGGCCGGGGCCGGACAACCTCGCCACGGCGATGGCCGCGGCGGTACTGCTGGTAGCGGTGAGCGCGTTGGTCGTCGCGGCCGTGGAGATCTTCACGGGCACCGGACGGGTCCGTCGCCGACGAGAGGGAGGAGCAGGCGTTGCTGACGATGTGTGA
- a CDS encoding thiamine ABC transporter substrate-binding protein: protein MTPLDARRARPVRRARRALAIGLVAVLAAGGAGCASSDSTEEVSVMTHDSFELPQTLIDEFQQRTGYKLNIVRSGDAGQLSSVVSLTPGSPKADAVFGIDNTFAARPIEADALEPYTPRAADQGASEYAVPEHPDLLTAVDHGDVCVNVDEAWFDNAGVAPPTSIDDLTEPRYKDLTVVMDPATSSPGMGFLLSTIGHYQGRTFDYWRALVQNGVRVVSGWEVAYNQEFSAGEGRGSRPLVVSYASSPAATPGTHAILDSCFAQVEYVGILRGARNVDGARKLVDFLLSPDVQAALPTSMYVYPVRKDTRLPTDWRLRAPSPSWTVRMSPDVIDKNREKWLDQWRETVKR from the coding sequence GTGACACCTCTCGACGCGAGACGAGCGCGGCCCGTTCGGCGGGCTCGCCGCGCACTCGCGATCGGACTGGTCGCCGTTCTCGCCGCGGGCGGGGCGGGTTGTGCGTCCTCGGACAGCACCGAGGAGGTCAGCGTCATGACCCATGACTCGTTCGAGCTTCCGCAGACGCTCATCGACGAGTTTCAGCAGCGGACCGGGTACAAGCTGAACATCGTGCGGTCCGGCGATGCGGGCCAACTCTCGTCGGTGGTCTCCCTGACGCCGGGCTCCCCGAAGGCGGACGCCGTCTTCGGTATCGACAACACCTTCGCGGCGCGGCCGATCGAGGCTGACGCGCTCGAGCCGTACACCCCGCGCGCCGCCGATCAAGGCGCCTCGGAGTACGCGGTGCCCGAACACCCCGACCTGCTCACCGCCGTTGACCACGGCGACGTGTGCGTCAACGTCGACGAGGCGTGGTTCGACAACGCCGGTGTTGCGCCGCCGACGAGCATCGACGACCTGACAGAGCCCCGGTACAAGGACCTGACGGTGGTCATGGACCCGGCGACGTCGTCGCCCGGGATGGGTTTCCTGCTGTCGACGATCGGCCACTATCAGGGCCGGACCTTCGACTACTGGCGTGCACTGGTGCAGAACGGCGTGCGGGTCGTCTCCGGCTGGGAGGTGGCGTACAACCAGGAGTTCAGCGCGGGCGAGGGTCGCGGCTCGCGGCCGCTCGTGGTCTCGTACGCGTCGAGCCCGGCGGCGACTCCCGGTACCCATGCGATCCTCGACAGCTGCTTCGCACAGGTCGAGTACGTGGGGATCCTGCGCGGGGCACGCAACGTCGACGGGGCCCGCAAACTCGTCGACTTCCTTCTGAGCCCCGACGTGCAGGCGGCTCTGCCGACGTCCATGTACGTGTATCCGGTCCGGAAGGACACCAGGCTGCCCACGGACTGGCGTCTGCGTGCGCCGTCGCCCTCGTGGACCGTGCGCATGTCGCCGGACGTGATCGACAAGAACCGTGAGAAGTGGCTCGACCAATGGCGCGAGACCGTGAAGCGTTGA